One Candidatus Nanosynbacter featherlites genomic region harbors:
- a CDS encoding DNA polymerase I: MKRLAVIDGKSVFYRGYYAMPGLSTADGTPTGGVYGFVSLAIELIKKLEPDYVAVAWDKRGTNIRKRRELYSEYKAGRKPAPDDFYQQIPILMELLDAFGWPLYELDDYEADDIMGAFARQAEARGVQTCLLTSDLDALQLVSPLTKVYAMKNGLRNIEEFTAEYFEQKYGIRTDQFLDLKALKGDSSDNLPGVPGVGEKTAVKLLQAYDTLDGVYAHVDEQTGALRIKLEAGRESAYLTKQVAEIWTDAPVELDWGVADVNDCDFARVAEILRKLEFHSLIGRLPKTMQAVDEAVETAELDLPRVDNLPAEPLFETENIIYIDPSEPDTVYINSKPGVAWRAKISEIGWSVWQLLAQGVVIAADIKGLYHAVDAHGVTVRFHEVWDVGQAAFLIDPLRRDRSLAALAGDFSEDNFPARQLARLRQIYHQQQDYMAAHQQVARVLREFDFPVIWPLFQMEKRGMKLDTALLEQMGEELRSEVSQLEQQMYAMAGREFNAASPVQLSEVLFTKLQLPTTGIKKGKTGYSTGQKELDKLRGQHPIIELIERYRELTKLISTYIEALPKLVAEDGRIHTTFNQDVTSTGRLSSTNPNLQNIPVRTELGRKIRQAFVPSQGKVFVGADYSQFELRLAAVLAGDEQLINDFNSDVDIHTKTAAETYGVPMAEVTKLQRRAAKVINFGVLYGMSPHGLAAATGMTFTEAKQFIEHYFAVRQPIRQYLDTILVQAREQGFVETYFGRRRPTPDVKSSNFMVRSAAERAAMNMPIQGTEADLMKLAMIRLEDKLAGLAEPVLQVHDSILVECAPEDAERVGEIMRAEMEGVCPELPIRLKVDVQIGKNWEET, from the coding sequence ATGAAACGTTTGGCAGTTATCGACGGAAAATCAGTGTTTTATCGAGGGTATTATGCTATGCCGGGGCTGAGCACGGCGGATGGTACGCCGACGGGCGGGGTGTATGGATTTGTGAGCTTGGCGATTGAGCTGATCAAGAAATTGGAGCCGGATTATGTGGCGGTGGCGTGGGACAAGCGCGGCACCAATATCCGTAAGAGGCGGGAATTATACTCAGAATACAAGGCAGGTCGCAAGCCAGCGCCTGATGATTTTTATCAGCAAATTCCGATTTTGATGGAACTGCTGGACGCGTTTGGCTGGCCGCTGTATGAACTGGATGATTATGAGGCGGACGATATCATGGGTGCGTTTGCTAGGCAAGCGGAAGCGCGCGGCGTGCAGACCTGTCTGCTGACGTCGGATTTGGATGCGCTGCAATTGGTGTCACCGCTGACCAAAGTCTACGCCATGAAAAACGGCCTGAGGAACATCGAGGAATTTACGGCGGAGTATTTTGAACAAAAATATGGTATTCGGACGGACCAGTTTTTGGATTTGAAGGCGCTGAAGGGTGATTCGAGCGACAATTTGCCAGGCGTGCCAGGTGTTGGTGAAAAGACGGCGGTGAAATTATTGCAAGCATATGACACACTGGACGGCGTGTATGCGCATGTGGATGAGCAAACAGGCGCTCTACGGATAAAGCTTGAAGCGGGCCGCGAGTCGGCGTATTTGACCAAGCAAGTGGCGGAGATTTGGACGGACGCGCCAGTGGAACTGGACTGGGGGGTGGCTGATGTTAATGACTGCGATTTTGCTAGAGTGGCGGAGATTTTGCGGAAACTGGAGTTTCATTCGCTGATTGGGCGGCTGCCAAAGACGATGCAGGCGGTGGATGAGGCAGTGGAGACGGCGGAGCTGGATTTACCGCGTGTTGACAATTTGCCGGCTGAGCCGCTGTTTGAAACAGAAAACATTATCTATATTGATCCATCAGAGCCGGACACGGTCTATATTAATTCCAAGCCTGGTGTGGCGTGGCGAGCGAAGATTAGTGAAATTGGCTGGTCGGTTTGGCAGCTGTTGGCACAGGGCGTGGTGATTGCGGCGGACATCAAGGGGTTGTATCACGCGGTGGATGCTCACGGTGTGACGGTGCGGTTTCATGAGGTCTGGGATGTTGGTCAGGCGGCGTTTTTGATCGATCCACTGAGGCGCGACCGCAGTTTAGCGGCACTGGCGGGTGATTTTTCTGAGGATAATTTCCCAGCACGGCAGCTGGCGCGACTACGCCAAATATACCACCAGCAACAGGACTATATGGCGGCGCATCAGCAAGTTGCTCGGGTGCTCCGTGAGTTTGATTTTCCAGTGATTTGGCCGCTGTTTCAGATGGAAAAGCGCGGCATGAAACTGGATACGGCGCTACTTGAACAGATGGGTGAGGAGCTGAGGTCGGAGGTTAGTCAGCTTGAACAACAAATGTATGCGATGGCTGGGCGCGAGTTCAATGCTGCTAGTCCGGTGCAGCTGTCTGAGGTGCTATTCACCAAGTTGCAGCTGCCGACGACTGGTATCAAAAAAGGTAAAACCGGCTATTCGACAGGACAGAAGGAGCTAGATAAACTGCGCGGACAGCACCCGATCATCGAGCTGATTGAGCGGTACCGGGAGCTGACTAAATTGATCAGCACCTACATTGAAGCGCTGCCGAAGTTGGTGGCCGAGGACGGGCGGATTCACACCACATTTAATCAAGACGTCACCAGCACTGGGCGGCTGAGTAGCACAAATCCTAACCTGCAGAATATCCCGGTGCGCACAGAACTGGGCCGGAAAATTCGCCAGGCGTTTGTGCCGAGCCAGGGCAAGGTGTTTGTTGGTGCCGATTATTCACAATTTGAGCTGCGACTGGCGGCGGTGCTGGCGGGCGATGAGCAGCTGATTAACGATTTTAATAGCGACGTGGATATTCACACTAAGACGGCGGCCGAGACCTACGGCGTACCGATGGCCGAGGTGACAAAATTGCAGCGCCGCGCGGCCAAGGTGATTAACTTTGGGGTGCTGTATGGCATGAGTCCACATGGTTTGGCGGCGGCTACCGGCATGACGTTCACTGAGGCGAAACAGTTTATTGAACACTATTTTGCAGTGCGTCAGCCAATTCGTCAGTATTTGGACACAATTTTAGTTCAAGCGCGCGAACAAGGTTTTGTCGAGACGTATTTTGGTCGGCGCCGACCAACACCAGATGTTAAATCGAGCAACTTTATGGTGCGTTCGGCGGCTGAGCGGGCGGCGATGAATATGCCGATTCAGGGCACGGAAGCAGATTTGATGAAACTGGCGATGATTCGACTGGAGGATAAATTAGCTGGTTTGGCCGAACCGGTTCTGCAGGTTCATGACTCGATTTTGGTGGAGTGTGCGCCGGAAGACGCTGAGCGAGTAGGCGAAATCATGCGTGCGGAAATGGAAGGTGTTTGTCCGGAGTTGCCAATTCGATTGAAGGTTGATGTACAAATAGGCAAAAATTGGGAGGAAACATAA
- a CDS encoding NUDIX hydrolase — MTEQLFQIGIKALIQNDERHILLLKSQDYWDIPGGRMDQGEDIAAALLRELHEEIGIHYIAKRELWNVAKAVKQLPYNDIMTSLMLIVYRVQLPADQIPRSCEPGVILHWVSPEQAADYLKNKYPEAFRQAIAQLS, encoded by the coding sequence ATGACAGAGCAGTTATTTCAAATCGGCATAAAAGCCCTTATTCAAAACGATGAACGCCACATTTTGCTACTCAAAAGCCAAGACTATTGGGATATTCCAGGCGGTAGGATGGATCAGGGTGAGGATATAGCAGCTGCACTGTTACGTGAGCTACATGAGGAGATTGGCATTCATTACATTGCCAAACGAGAACTGTGGAATGTAGCAAAAGCGGTCAAACAGCTACCGTATAACGATATAATGACAAGTTTGATGTTGATTGTGTACCGTGTTCAGCTACCGGCAGATCAAATTCCTCGTTCATGTGAGCCTGGCGTTATACTTCATTGGGTAAGCCCTGAACAAGCGGCTGATTATCTGAAAAACAAATATCCTGAGGCCTTCCGTCAAGCGATAGCCCAGCTCTCGTAG
- the mutM gene encoding bifunctional DNA-formamidopyrimidine glycosylase/DNA-(apurinic or apyrimidinic site) lyase: MPELPEVETVRRGLAELLPGRVVARVAVFDSPKSFPNAPADVEQFLYGARVTAVRRRAKVLMIDLDTRYSLVIHLKMTGQLVFRQWYSRASSANNLGPGDKHAQIVTRDTTQIPDASNFAGGHPNDSLIGELPDRSTRVQIDFVDGSRLFFNDQRKFGWVKLLPTDEVKDLPFMQKVGPEPLDPQTRAEDFIQRIRRRQNSMIKPAFLDQTVIAGVGNIYADEALWAAQIHPQTRVKNVSDQQLNTLFNELRHILQLSIDQGGSTDKNYVDAEGRKGNYLTFAHVFRREGQVCHRHPDQEIIKLKVGGRGTHVCPVCQAEVI, encoded by the coding sequence ATGCCTGAGCTGCCAGAAGTTGAGACAGTTCGCCGCGGTTTGGCGGAGTTGTTACCGGGTCGAGTAGTAGCACGAGTGGCGGTGTTTGACTCGCCAAAAAGCTTTCCGAATGCGCCCGCTGATGTTGAACAATTTTTGTATGGCGCACGCGTGACGGCGGTGCGACGGCGAGCGAAGGTGCTGATGATTGACCTGGATACTCGCTACTCGCTAGTGATACATCTGAAGATGACGGGCCAGCTGGTGTTTCGCCAATGGTATTCTCGGGCGTCGTCTGCTAACAATCTGGGTCCCGGTGACAAGCACGCCCAGATTGTGACCAGAGACACCACTCAAATACCTGACGCATCTAACTTCGCTGGTGGTCATCCAAATGACAGCTTGATCGGTGAGCTGCCGGATCGGTCGACGCGGGTGCAGATTGATTTTGTGGACGGGTCGCGGCTGTTTTTTAACGATCAGCGCAAGTTTGGCTGGGTGAAGTTGCTGCCGACTGATGAGGTAAAAGACCTACCGTTCATGCAAAAAGTTGGGCCGGAGCCGCTTGATCCTCAGACGCGCGCCGAGGATTTCATCCAGCGGATTCGCCGCCGCCAGAATTCGATGATCAAGCCGGCTTTTCTTGACCAGACGGTGATCGCCGGTGTTGGTAATATTTATGCTGACGAGGCGCTGTGGGCAGCACAGATTCATCCGCAAACGCGGGTAAAAAACGTTAGCGATCAGCAGCTGAATACATTATTTAATGAGCTGCGGCACATCTTGCAGCTCAGCATCGACCAAGGTGGCTCAACCGATAAAAATTACGTTGATGCCGAGGGTCGGAAAGGAAATTATCTGACATTTGCTCATGTGTTCCGCCGCGAAGGTCAAGTCTGCCATCGCCACCCTGACCAAGAGATTATCAAGTTGAAAGTCGGCGGCCGCGGTACGCATGTCTGTCCGGTATGTCAAGCGGAGGTTATATGA
- the holA gene encoding DNA polymerase III subunit delta, giving the protein MIYLLHGNNEFEKRAALAALVGDADVMRRDGEALTLADIQEITIGQTLFTQSSVYVISKLSENPDIWPRLPEILFDDDNTIILVESKLDKRTKTYKWLQKTAKTQEFVPLSDRQKPQLISWCEVQARERGYKLTRKQIGMLIDRLGFDQLRLSNFLDQLALAEKITDALINDLVPLARSENVFDLFVAALSKDYETVHSIISYLESESGTDGAYQTMGLLASQATNLVALVLSGGDNNMVAADFSVNPYVLQRLSSSARTIDIEHLRRINDALFQADLQMKTTGVNPWLLIETALVDL; this is encoded by the coding sequence ATGATTTATCTTCTCCACGGTAACAATGAGTTTGAAAAACGGGCGGCGCTTGCGGCACTCGTTGGTGATGCGGACGTGATGCGGCGTGATGGTGAAGCGTTGACACTGGCAGATATACAGGAGATAACGATTGGCCAGACATTGTTTACGCAGTCTTCGGTGTACGTCATCTCGAAATTGAGCGAAAACCCTGACATTTGGCCACGGCTACCAGAGATATTGTTTGATGACGATAACACTATTATCCTAGTAGAGAGTAAACTTGATAAGCGAACAAAAACCTATAAATGGCTACAAAAAACCGCTAAAACCCAAGAATTTGTGCCGCTCAGTGACCGCCAAAAACCGCAGCTTATATCTTGGTGTGAAGTGCAGGCTCGTGAGCGCGGTTATAAGCTGACACGTAAACAAATAGGGATGTTAATTGACCGGTTGGGGTTTGATCAGCTGCGACTCAGTAATTTTTTGGACCAATTGGCGCTCGCGGAGAAGATTACCGATGCGCTGATCAATGATTTGGTGCCGTTGGCGAGGTCAGAAAACGTGTTTGATTTGTTCGTGGCCGCTTTGTCGAAAGATTATGAAACGGTGCATAGCATCATCAGTTATTTGGAATCGGAGAGTGGTACAGACGGCGCCTACCAGACGATGGGGCTACTCGCTTCGCAGGCGACTAACCTGGTAGCATTGGTGTTGTCGGGCGGTGACAATAACATGGTGGCAGCAGATTTTTCGGTTAATCCGTATGTATTGCAGCGCTTGTCCTCGTCGGCGCGAACTATTGATATTGAACATCTCAGGCGGATCAACGATGCGTTGTTCCAGGCAGATCTCCAGATGAAAACGACCGGAGTTAATCCGTGGCTACTGATAGAAACGGCGTTGGTAGATTTGTAG